In Pseudomonas alcaliphila JAB1, a single window of DNA contains:
- the treS gene encoding maltose alpha-D-glucosyltransferase: MAKRSAGKTFLNDPQWYKDAVIYQVHVKSFFDANNDGIGDFQGLIDKLDYIAELGVNTLWLLPFYPSPRRDDGYDIAKYNDVHPDYGSLSDARRFIAEAHRRGLRVITELVINHTSDQHPWFQRARRAKKGSKARDYYVWSDSDEKYAGTRIIFIDSEKSNWTWDAVAGQYFWHRFYSHQPDLNFDNPKVLEAVLGVMRFWLDMGVDGLRLDAIPYLIERDGTSSENLPETHAVLKRIRAELDARYPDRLLLAEANQWPEDTRPYFGGEEHGEGDECHMAFHFPLMPRMYMAIAQEDRFPITDILRQTPEIPPNCQWAIFLRNHDELTLEMVTDDERDYLWNYYAADSRARINLGIRRRLAPLVGRDRRRIELLNSLLLSMPGTPTLYYGDEIGMGDNIYLGDRDGVRTPMQWSVDRNGGFSRADPASLVLPPIMDPLYGYQTINVEAQARDPHSLLNWTRRMLAIRNQHKAFGRGSLTMLTPSNRRILAYLRMHHGEDGSEQQILCVANLSSAAQAVELELADYRDRVPVEMIGGASFPPIGQLTYLLTLPPYGFYWFYLADASQMPSWHLKPVERMPELQTLVLGRALSEVMDGRARQTLERESLPLYLPKRRWFAGEQRPAVSVLYAMPLGDDANAPLLAEVQVTGATGVEHYRLPLAAVPERAEGNDLPQQLALARLRRGRHVELLTDAFSLPQFSQQVLRLLREQAVLRSAGGELQFRTETALLALDSVDENDFKLLSAEQSNSSVLIGEQLLLKLLRRGFPGIHPEVEMGRFLTDHGYANVAPFLGEVVRVDEHGQPHTLMVMQRYLDNQGDAWQWTLNTLDRAIRDELVGGTAAPDVDALGELQQFAGVLGTRVGEMHAVLARPVESPDFGYQLSGERDSAHWGKSITAQLQEALQALVRQRDALSPATAKQADWLLAREKSLLEAVTRPATQAAGGLRIRVHGDLHLGQVLVVQGDAYIIDFEGEPNRSLEERRQRHSPFKDVAGMLRSFDYAAAVAQRNAGGVEGAADAQQVVRDVVSRYREQSCSAFLDAYRLATNGLPHEWHERDGEGAALDLFCLEKAVYEIVYESGHRPDWIDVPLQGLVDLAKQLPGVRP; the protein is encoded by the coding sequence ATGGCCAAGCGCAGCGCCGGCAAGACCTTCCTCAACGACCCGCAGTGGTACAAGGACGCGGTGATCTACCAGGTCCATGTGAAGTCGTTCTTCGATGCCAACAATGACGGCATCGGCGACTTCCAGGGCCTGATCGACAAGCTCGACTACATCGCCGAACTGGGGGTGAACACCCTCTGGCTGCTGCCGTTCTATCCCTCGCCACGGCGTGACGACGGCTATGACATCGCCAAATACAACGACGTGCACCCTGACTACGGCTCGTTGAGCGACGCCCGGCGCTTCATCGCCGAGGCGCACCGGCGCGGCCTGCGCGTGATCACCGAACTGGTGATCAACCACACCTCCGATCAGCACCCCTGGTTCCAGCGCGCACGCCGGGCGAAGAAGGGCTCCAAGGCGCGCGATTATTACGTCTGGTCCGACAGCGACGAGAAATACGCCGGCACACGGATCATCTTCATCGACAGCGAGAAGTCCAACTGGACCTGGGACGCGGTAGCCGGCCAGTACTTCTGGCACCGCTTCTACTCGCACCAGCCGGACCTCAACTTCGATAACCCCAAGGTGCTCGAAGCGGTGCTCGGGGTGATGCGCTTCTGGCTCGACATGGGCGTCGATGGTCTGCGCCTGGACGCCATCCCGTACCTGATCGAGCGTGACGGCACCAGCAGCGAGAACCTGCCGGAGACCCACGCGGTGCTCAAGCGCATCCGCGCCGAACTGGATGCGCGCTATCCGGATCGCCTGCTGCTGGCCGAGGCCAACCAGTGGCCGGAGGATACCCGGCCCTATTTTGGTGGTGAAGAGCATGGCGAAGGCGACGAATGCCACATGGCGTTCCACTTCCCGCTGATGCCACGCATGTACATGGCCATCGCCCAGGAAGACCGCTTTCCGATCACCGACATCCTGCGCCAGACGCCGGAGATTCCGCCCAATTGCCAATGGGCGATCTTCCTGCGCAACCACGATGAGCTGACCCTGGAGATGGTCACCGACGACGAACGCGATTACCTGTGGAACTACTACGCCGCCGACAGTCGCGCGCGGATCAACCTCGGCATCCGCCGTCGACTGGCGCCGCTGGTGGGGCGCGACCGGCGACGCATCGAGCTGCTCAACAGCCTGCTGCTGTCGATGCCCGGCACGCCGACGCTGTACTACGGCGACGAGATCGGCATGGGCGACAACATCTACCTCGGCGACCGCGACGGTGTACGCACGCCGATGCAGTGGTCGGTAGACCGCAACGGTGGCTTTTCCCGTGCCGATCCGGCCAGTCTGGTGCTGCCGCCGATCATGGACCCGCTGTACGGCTACCAGACGATCAACGTCGAGGCGCAGGCGCGCGACCCGCATTCGCTGCTCAACTGGACGCGGCGCATGCTCGCCATCCGCAACCAGCACAAGGCTTTCGGCCGTGGCTCGCTGACGATGCTGACGCCGAGCAACCGGCGCATCCTGGCCTACCTACGCATGCATCACGGCGAGGATGGCAGCGAGCAGCAGATCCTCTGCGTGGCCAACCTGTCCAGTGCGGCCCAGGCCGTCGAGCTGGAACTGGCCGACTATCGCGACCGGGTGCCAGTGGAGATGATCGGCGGGGCCTCGTTCCCACCCATCGGTCAGCTCACCTACCTGCTGACGTTGCCGCCGTACGGTTTCTACTGGTTCTACCTGGCCGACGCCTCGCAAATGCCCAGCTGGCACCTGAAACCGGTGGAGCGCATGCCGGAGTTGCAGACCCTGGTGCTGGGTCGCGCCCTGAGCGAAGTGATGGATGGGCGCGCGCGGCAGACGCTGGAGCGCGAGTCGCTGCCGCTGTATCTGCCCAAGCGCCGCTGGTTCGCGGGTGAACAGCGCCCGGCCGTTAGCGTGTTGTACGCGATGCCGCTTGGCGACGATGCCAATGCGCCGCTGCTGGCCGAGGTGCAGGTGACGGGGGCAACAGGCGTCGAGCATTACCGCTTGCCGCTGGCCGCCGTACCGGAACGCGCCGAGGGCAACGATCTGCCGCAGCAACTGGCGCTGGCCCGGCTGCGCCGGGGTCGCCACGTCGAGCTGCTGACCGACGCCTTCAGCCTGCCGCAGTTCAGCCAGCAGGTCCTGCGCCTGCTGCGTGAACAGGCGGTGCTGCGCAGCGCTGGCGGCGAACTGCAGTTCCGCACCGAGACGGCGCTGCTGGCACTCGACAGTGTCGACGAGAACGACTTCAAGCTGCTTTCGGCCGAGCAGTCCAACAGCTCGGTGCTGATTGGCGAGCAGCTGTTGCTCAAGCTGTTGCGCCGCGGCTTCCCCGGTATCCACCCGGAGGTGGAAATGGGGCGTTTCCTGACCGATCACGGCTACGCCAATGTCGCGCCGTTTCTTGGCGAGGTGGTGCGGGTCGACGAGCACGGTCAGCCTCATACCCTGATGGTGATGCAGCGTTATCTGGACAATCAGGGCGACGCCTGGCAATGGACGCTCAATACCCTCGACCGTGCCATCCGCGATGAACTGGTCGGCGGCACCGCCGCTCCCGATGTCGACGCACTGGGCGAACTGCAGCAGTTCGCCGGCGTGCTCGGCACACGCGTCGGCGAGATGCATGCGGTACTGGCGCGGCCGGTGGAGAGTCCCGACTTCGGTTATCAGCTCAGCGGCGAGCGCGACAGCGCCCACTGGGGCAAATCCATCACAGCGCAGTTGCAGGAAGCCTTGCAGGCCCTGGTCCGTCAGCGTGACGCCCTGAGCCCGGCGACTGCGAAACAGGCCGACTGGCTGCTGGCCCGGGAAAAATCCTTGCTGGAAGCGGTCACCCGCCCGGCAACACAGGCCGCAGGTGGCCTGCGCATACGCGTGCATGGCGACCTGCATCTGGGCCAGGTCCTGGTGGTGCAGGGCGATGCCTACATCATCGACTTCGAGGGCGAGCCCAACCGCTCACTGGAAGAGCGCCGCCAGCGCCACAGCCCGTTCAAGGACGTCGCCGGCATGCTGCGTTCCTTCGACTACGCGGCCGCCGTGGCGCAGCGCAACGCCGGCGGCGTGGAAGGCGCGGCGGACGCCCAGCAGGTAGTTCGCGACGTGGTGTCGCGCTACCGCGAGCAATCGTGCAGTGCCTTTCTCGATGCCTATCGTCTGGCCACCAACGGCTTGCCCCACGAATGGCACGAACGCGACGGCGAAGGCGCGGCCCTCGACCTGTTCTGCCTGGAAAAAGCTGTCTATGAAATCGTCTACGAAAGCGGCCACCGCCCCGACTGGATCGATGTCCCGTTGCAGGGGCTGGTGGATCTCGCTAAGCAATTGCCAGGAGTGCGACCTTGA
- a CDS encoding alpha-1,4-glucan--maltose-1-phosphate maltosyltransferase: MPSPQYADQTVTHAIAQPRLAIEALQPILEGGRFASKCLSGRPLPVSAVIFSDGHEQLAADLLWRANGEATWQRTPMQALGNDRWSAVLRIDQQGRGEFAIEAWLDVYASFRQELVKKLGASVPVELELQEGAQLVRRIAAQAPDELRGELAALIERMEASQSQAEREAVLIDPSVNELMRRAEYRPHLLRTPNYPLDVERSLAEFASWYELFPRSLGDEQRHGNFADVHARIPEIARMGFDVLYFPPIHPIGRAHRKGPNNSLKAAPDDPGSPYAIGSEEGGHDAVHPQLGSLEDFRQLVRVAREHGLEVALDFAVQCSPDHPWLKQHPGWFSWRPDGSIRHAENPPKKYEDIVNVEFYAEAAMPNLWLALRDVVLGWVEQGVTLFRVDNPHTKPMPFWEWLIADVRERHPQVIFLSEAFTRPAMMARLGKLGFSQSYTYFTWRNTKAELQSYLTELNQAPWRDCYRPNFFVNTPDINPYFLQRSGRPGFLIRAALATMGSGLWGMYSGFELCEAEPVPGKEEYFDSEKYQLRPRDYQAPGNINAEIARLNQIRRENPALQTHLGFQAYTAWNDNILYFGKRTADLSNFILVAVSLDPHHAQEAHFELPLWELGLPDDADLQGEDLMNGHRWTWHGKVQWMRIEPWHLPFGIWRIQTAR, encoded by the coding sequence ATGCCGTCCCCGCAATATGCCGACCAGACCGTCACCCATGCCATCGCCCAGCCTCGGCTCGCCATCGAAGCGCTACAGCCGATCCTGGAAGGCGGCCGTTTCGCCAGCAAATGCCTGAGCGGCCGGCCGCTGCCGGTCAGCGCGGTGATCTTCAGCGATGGCCACGAGCAACTGGCCGCCGATCTGCTGTGGCGCGCCAATGGCGAGGCCACCTGGCAGCGCACGCCGATGCAGGCCCTGGGCAATGATCGCTGGAGCGCCGTGCTGCGCATTGATCAGCAGGGCCGCGGCGAATTCGCCATCGAAGCCTGGCTGGACGTTTACGCCAGCTTCCGCCAGGAACTGGTGAAGAAGCTCGGCGCCAGCGTGCCGGTGGAACTCGAACTGCAGGAGGGCGCGCAGCTGGTTCGGCGCATCGCCGCGCAGGCCCCGGACGAATTGCGCGGCGAGCTGGCGGCGCTGATCGAACGCATGGAGGCCTCGCAATCTCAGGCCGAACGCGAAGCGGTGCTGATCGATCCCTCCGTCAATGAACTGATGCGCCGCGCCGAATATCGTCCGCACTTGCTGCGCACGCCGAACTACCCGCTGGATGTCGAGCGCAGCCTGGCCGAATTCGCCAGCTGGTATGAGCTGTTTCCCCGCTCGCTGGGCGACGAGCAGCGCCACGGCAACTTCGCCGACGTGCACGCACGCATCCCCGAGATCGCCCGGATGGGCTTCGATGTGCTGTATTTCCCGCCGATTCATCCCATCGGCCGAGCGCACCGCAAGGGGCCGAACAACAGCCTCAAGGCCGCCCCGGACGACCCCGGCAGTCCCTATGCCATCGGCAGCGAGGAGGGCGGTCACGACGCCGTGCACCCGCAGCTCGGCAGCCTCGAGGACTTTCGCCAACTGGTGCGAGTGGCGCGTGAGCACGGTCTGGAAGTGGCGCTGGATTTTGCCGTGCAGTGCTCGCCCGATCACCCTTGGCTCAAGCAGCACCCCGGCTGGTTCAGCTGGCGCCCGGACGGCAGCATTCGCCATGCCGAGAACCCGCCGAAGAAGTACGAGGACATCGTCAACGTCGAGTTCTACGCCGAAGCGGCCATGCCCAACCTGTGGCTGGCATTGCGCGACGTGGTGCTGGGTTGGGTGGAGCAGGGCGTGACACTGTTTCGCGTCGACAACCCGCACACCAAGCCGATGCCGTTCTGGGAGTGGCTGATCGCCGATGTACGTGAGCGTCATCCGCAGGTGATCTTCCTCTCCGAGGCCTTCACCCGTCCGGCGATGATGGCGCGCCTGGGCAAGCTCGGCTTCAGCCAGAGCTACACCTACTTCACCTGGCGCAACACCAAGGCCGAGCTGCAGAGCTACCTGACCGAACTGAACCAGGCGCCCTGGCGCGACTGCTACCGGCCGAACTTCTTCGTCAACACCCCGGATATCAACCCCTATTTCCTGCAGCGCAGCGGCAGGCCCGGCTTTCTCATTCGCGCCGCGCTGGCGACCATGGGTTCCGGGCTGTGGGGCATGTATTCGGGCTTCGAGCTGTGCGAGGCCGAGCCGGTGCCAGGCAAGGAGGAGTACTTCGATTCGGAGAAGTACCAGCTGCGCCCGCGCGACTACCAGGCGCCGGGCAACATCAACGCCGAGATCGCCCGGCTCAACCAGATCCGCCGCGAGAACCCGGCGCTGCAGACCCATCTGGGCTTTCAGGCCTACACCGCGTGGAACGACAACATCCTCTACTTCGGCAAGCGCACGGCCGATCTGAGCAATTTCATCCTGGTCGCCGTCAGCCTCGACCCACATCACGCCCAGGAAGCGCATTTCGAATTGCCGCTGTGGGAACTGGGCCTGCCTGACGATGCCGACCTGCAGGGTGAAGACCTGATGAACGGCCACCGCTGGACCTGGCACGGCAAGGTGCAGTGGATGCGCATCGAACCCTGGCACCTGCCTTTCGGCATCTGGCGAATCCAGACCGCCCGCTGA
- a CDS encoding MgtC/SapB family protein: MDVLERILTTLVQEFSDLGQVEHISRATLRLILAMFLGGLLGYEREVMGKAAGMRTHMLVCLGAAIFVMALEQDGAEADAMSRVIQGIAAGVGFLGAGTILKGQNISDVKGLTTAAGLWASAAIGVAVGLGREATAVLSTVIVLVVLHLMPLLVDPGARTKPDDQADEKPSDRQ; encoded by the coding sequence ATGGACGTACTCGAACGAATTCTCACCACCCTGGTGCAGGAGTTTTCCGACCTTGGCCAGGTGGAGCACATCTCCCGCGCCACGTTGCGCCTGATTCTGGCCATGTTCCTCGGCGGCCTGCTCGGCTACGAGCGCGAAGTCATGGGCAAGGCCGCCGGCATGCGCACGCATATGCTGGTGTGCCTCGGCGCGGCGATCTTCGTCATGGCGCTGGAGCAGGACGGCGCCGAAGCCGACGCCATGAGCCGGGTGATCCAGGGCATCGCCGCGGGTGTCGGTTTTCTCGGCGCCGGCACCATCCTCAAAGGCCAGAACATCTCCGACGTCAAAGGCCTGACCACTGCAGCCGGTCTGTGGGCCTCGGCCGCCATCGGCGTGGCGGTCGGGCTCGGGCGCGAGGCCACCGCCGTACTGTCCACGGTGATCGTGCTGGTGGTGCTGCACCTCATGCCGCTGCTGGTCGATCCGGGCGCCAGGACCAAGCCGGACGACCAGGCCGATGAAAAGCCGAGCGACAGGCAATAG
- a CDS encoding Rho termination factor N-terminal domain-containing protein — translation MPRGSKDKYTAKQKRKAEHIEDSYKARGVPEDEAEARAWATVNKQSGGGEKAGGSGQKTSAASKEAARKSSARRAAATREGTPRPGQRLEAMNKTELMQLARKRDIAGRSRMRKEELLQALRKASA, via the coding sequence ATGCCCCGTGGCAGCAAAGACAAATACACCGCCAAGCAGAAACGCAAGGCCGAGCACATCGAGGACAGCTACAAGGCCCGCGGTGTACCCGAGGACGAGGCCGAAGCGCGTGCCTGGGCCACGGTCAACAAGCAGTCCGGCGGTGGCGAAAAGGCTGGCGGTTCCGGGCAGAAGACCAGCGCGGCCAGCAAGGAGGCTGCACGCAAGTCCTCGGCACGGCGTGCAGCCGCTACCCGTGAAGGCACACCCCGCCCCGGTCAGCGCCTGGAAGCGATGAACAAGACCGAGCTGATGCAGCTGGCACGCAAGCGGGATATCGCCGGGCGCTCGCGCATGCGCAAGGAGGAGCTGCTGCAGGCGCTGCGCAAGGCCAGTGCCTGA
- a CDS encoding DUF2892 domain-containing protein, translating to MSLTHNVHRLERAVSLATGATAIVAGVCQGGTSGVLKALGGAALLQRGISGHCVVKGMISDPKSELECLRECVADLRAALPKLQKEMERVKGRQENRLDHAVEETFPASDPISP from the coding sequence ATGTCACTGACCCATAACGTTCATCGTCTGGAACGTGCCGTATCACTCGCCACCGGCGCCACCGCCATCGTCGCCGGGGTTTGCCAGGGCGGCACCTCAGGTGTGCTCAAGGCCCTTGGCGGCGCCGCGCTGCTGCAGCGCGGGATCAGCGGACACTGCGTGGTCAAGGGAATGATCAGCGACCCCAAGAGCGAACTCGAATGCTTGCGGGAATGCGTGGCCGATCTACGCGCGGCATTACCGAAACTGCAGAAGGAGATGGAACGGGTGAAAGGGCGCCAGGAAAACCGGCTGGATCATGCGGTGGAGGAAACCTTTCCTGCCAGCGACCCGATTTCGCCTTGA
- a CDS encoding carboxylate-amine ligase, translated as MAASTFGIEEEYFLTDLASRCVAQRGVEAFAISSRRALGQRVTREMFAAQFEVVTPVLNSLDEARDCLGQARTTMADLASELGCGILAAGTHPLGQWRSVQATNMARYRAIFDDYRIVASRSVLAGLHVHVGVPEGVDRIRLMNRLTPWLPLLLGLSASSPFWDGRPCGLMSYRQAVCDEWPRMGIPDHFRDDAEYQRYLKVMTDTDCIGSAVNLWWNIRPSLRFPTLELRIADACPRLDDALCIAGLFRAMLGHALNAPHHDWFDDPLTRILTLENRWRAKRRGLRGLFIEPRSQSTLPFAAWLDEVLACIGEQIAPDERWIMTHARKLARVGGSAENQLMTYRRARSGGADHRAALFDVVDRLMQQTALQDIRQIA; from the coding sequence ATGGCAGCGAGCACGTTCGGCATCGAGGAAGAGTACTTTCTGACTGACCTGGCCAGCCGCTGCGTGGCGCAGCGTGGGGTCGAGGCCTTTGCCATATCCAGTCGTCGCGCGCTGGGCCAGCGGGTGACGCGAGAGATGTTCGCCGCACAGTTCGAAGTGGTCACGCCGGTGTTGAACAGTCTCGACGAGGCGCGCGACTGTCTTGGCCAGGCGCGTACGACCATGGCCGACCTGGCCAGCGAGTTGGGCTGCGGCATCCTCGCTGCCGGCACCCATCCGCTGGGTCAGTGGCGTAGCGTGCAGGCGACCAACATGGCGCGCTACCGGGCGATCTTCGACGACTACCGGATCGTCGCCAGCCGCAGCGTGCTGGCCGGTCTGCATGTGCATGTCGGCGTGCCCGAGGGCGTCGATCGCATTCGCCTGATGAACCGGCTGACGCCCTGGCTGCCGTTATTGCTGGGTCTGAGCGCGTCCTCGCCGTTCTGGGATGGTCGGCCCTGCGGTTTGATGAGCTATCGCCAGGCGGTCTGCGATGAGTGGCCGCGCATGGGCATCCCCGATCACTTTCGTGATGACGCCGAGTACCAGCGCTACCTGAAGGTAATGACCGATACCGACTGCATCGGCTCGGCCGTCAATCTGTGGTGGAACATCCGCCCGTCATTGCGTTTCCCCACCCTGGAGCTGCGCATCGCCGATGCCTGCCCGCGTCTGGACGATGCCCTGTGCATCGCCGGGTTGTTTCGCGCCATGCTCGGCCATGCATTGAACGCGCCTCACCATGACTGGTTCGATGATCCGCTGACCCGCATCCTCACTCTGGAAAACCGCTGGCGCGCCAAGCGCCGCGGCCTGCGTGGGCTGTTCATCGAGCCGCGTAGCCAGAGCACCTTGCCATTCGCCGCCTGGCTGGACGAAGTGCTGGCCTGCATCGGCGAGCAGATTGCGCCTGACGAACGCTGGATCATGACCCACGCACGCAAGCTGGCGCGGGTTGGCGGCAGTGCCGAAAACCAGCTCATGACCTACCGCCGCGCCCGCAGCGGCGGCGCCGATCATCGCGCAGCCCTGTTCGATGTGGTCGACAGGCTGATGCAGCAGACCGCCCTGCAGGACATTCGGCAAATAGCCTGA
- a CDS encoding iron-containing redox enzyme family protein, whose product MSIASFIDSPGAQRISFAPLSGPFQSLYQQLLAEPEPGHPQAREFLLECLQEVAELPCELPQSPYELVAWSQHQHQRVTADYADYLAGRRAGEGRRYFPRKADALHFVRAVAPTKLVDGAWLYGVLPHWRDYRVYPLVRTYLEELGDGVAAQNHVLLYQRLLASQGCEDALELDDELYRQGAIQLALGLLADEFLPEVIGYNLGYEQLPLHLLISAFELNELDIDPYYFQLHVTIDNGSSGHAAKAVQSVLTNLPRVGDAQAFYQRVLRGYMLNELGVGSTAVIDSFDLQQQLLQMFEQKRAVASQVHSDYCRIEGRTVNQWLGSSGSVANFLQALQNSGWIRRDTDPACSRFWRLIQGPGAAMFGVFSPYERQLLHDWIAGSWQPEAPAKPFRPRRKPQAALALAGSAQHGELDRERRELIQELQGMDAYRRESRLIGLQAPAQHWSSAGLAATRTFAALIQ is encoded by the coding sequence ATGTCGATTGCCAGTTTCATCGACAGCCCCGGCGCCCAGCGCATTTCGTTCGCGCCCCTTTCAGGGCCTTTTCAGAGTCTTTATCAGCAACTGCTGGCTGAGCCCGAACCGGGCCACCCGCAGGCACGTGAGTTTCTGCTGGAGTGCTTGCAGGAGGTGGCGGAGCTACCCTGCGAACTGCCGCAAAGCCCCTATGAACTGGTGGCCTGGTCGCAACATCAGCACCAGCGTGTGACAGCGGACTACGCCGACTATCTCGCGGGACGACGCGCAGGTGAAGGCCGGCGTTATTTCCCGCGCAAGGCCGATGCCCTGCACTTTGTGCGCGCCGTGGCACCGACGAAGCTGGTCGACGGCGCCTGGCTGTACGGTGTTCTGCCCCACTGGCGCGACTATCGCGTGTATCCGCTGGTGCGCACCTACCTGGAAGAGCTTGGCGACGGAGTCGCGGCGCAGAATCACGTGTTGCTCTACCAGCGCCTGCTGGCCAGCCAAGGCTGTGAGGATGCCCTCGAACTGGATGATGAGTTGTATCGCCAGGGCGCCATCCAGCTGGCGCTGGGCCTGCTGGCCGACGAGTTCCTGCCCGAAGTGATCGGCTACAACCTCGGCTATGAACAATTGCCGCTGCACCTGCTGATCAGTGCCTTCGAGCTGAACGAGCTGGACATCGACCCCTACTACTTCCAACTGCACGTGACCATCGATAACGGCTCCAGCGGTCACGCCGCCAAGGCCGTTCAGAGTGTGCTGACCAATCTGCCGCGTGTCGGCGACGCCCAGGCGTTCTACCAGCGCGTGCTGCGCGGCTACATGCTCAATGAGCTGGGTGTGGGCTCGACGGCCGTGATCGACAGCTTCGATCTGCAGCAGCAGTTGCTGCAGATGTTCGAGCAAAAGCGCGCGGTCGCCAGCCAGGTGCATTCCGACTACTGCCGTATCGAAGGACGCACGGTCAATCAATGGCTGGGCAGCTCCGGCAGCGTGGCGAACTTTCTCCAAGCACTGCAGAACAGCGGTTGGATACGGCGCGACACGGACCCGGCCTGCAGCCGCTTCTGGCGCCTGATCCAGGGGCCAGGAGCCGCCATGTTCGGTGTGTTCAGCCCCTATGAGCGCCAGCTGCTGCATGACTGGATTGCCGGTAGCTGGCAGCCGGAGGCGCCGGCGAAACCCTTCCGTCCGCGGCGCAAGCCTCAGGCCGCACTCGCGCTGGCGGGCAGCGCGCAGCATGGCGAGCTGGACCGCGAGCGCCGCGAGTTGATCCAGGAGCTGCAAGGCATGGACGCCTATCGCCGCGAATCTCGCCTGATCGGCCTGCAGGCGCCAGCGCAGCATTGGTCCAGCGCCGGCCTGGCAGCCACCCGTACTTTCGCGGCGCTGATCCAGTAG
- a CDS encoding class I SAM-dependent methyltransferase translates to MLEPTFNAPQSLALLRLGTLLRARGYRFVTPTPLTHQRVNQRPGNALARDLRDVFGWSRPFAEGTLDEEILDSMREAEVLQPHAQGWISQVRWSTLGDGLYVHSRFPTEESDAVFFGPDTYRFTRLLRNYLAHTNQPLRRIADIGCGAGPGAITAAQLRPGAEVMALDINPRALALTAVNARLAGIYNLRVQSSDLLRDVDGQFDMIIANPPYMLDPQQRTYRHGGGKHGAGLSLAIFDTAMQRLAPGGTLLLYTGVAIVDGEDPLLNAIRLSLGDTGWNWDYQEIDPDVFGEELEKPQYDQAERIACVALRLSYQPNLRQR, encoded by the coding sequence ATGCTCGAACCCACCTTCAACGCCCCCCAGAGTCTCGCCCTGCTGCGCCTGGGCACGCTTTTACGTGCCCGCGGTTATCGCTTCGTCACCCCCACACCACTCACCCATCAGCGCGTCAACCAGCGTCCGGGCAATGCCCTGGCCAGGGACTTGCGCGACGTCTTCGGTTGGAGCCGACCCTTCGCTGAAGGCACGCTGGACGAGGAAATCCTCGACAGCATGCGTGAGGCCGAGGTGCTGCAGCCTCACGCGCAAGGCTGGATCAGCCAGGTGCGCTGGTCGACCCTGGGCGACGGGCTCTATGTGCACTCGCGTTTTCCCACGGAGGAAAGCGACGCAGTGTTCTTCGGCCCCGATACCTACCGTTTCACCCGCCTGCTGCGCAATTACCTGGCGCACACCAACCAGCCGCTGCGGCGCATCGCCGATATCGGCTGCGGCGCCGGCCCTGGCGCTATCACAGCGGCGCAGCTACGCCCGGGGGCAGAAGTCATGGCGCTGGATATCAACCCCAGGGCGCTGGCCCTGACCGCAGTGAATGCGCGCCTGGCGGGCATCTATAACCTGCGCGTGCAGAGCAGCGACCTGCTTCGGGATGTGGACGGGCAGTTCGACATGATCATCGCCAACCCGCCCTATATGCTCGATCCGCAACAGCGTACCTATCGCCACGGCGGCGGCAAGCATGGCGCCGGACTGTCCCTGGCGATCTTCGATACGGCAATGCAAAGACTCGCGCCTGGCGGCACGCTGTTGCTCTATACCGGGGTGGCGATCGTTGACGGTGAAGATCCTTTGCTCAATGCCATTCGCCTGTCGCTGGGCGATACGGGTTGGAACTGGGACTACCAAGAAATCGATCCGGATGTGTTCGGTGAGGAGCTGGAGAAACCGCAGTACGATCAGGCCGAGCGGATCGCCTGCGTGGCGTTGCGCCTGAGCTATCAGCCCAATCTGCGCCAGCGCTAG
- a CDS encoding hemerythrin domain-containing protein yields the protein MNAIELLKKDHETVKELLSKLEDTTERAVQTRKKLLLKIEQELKIHTELEEQIFYPAFRRAGSKDDAVLAIEAKEEHRAVEALVLPDIKKTSPSTLEFAGRVKVLKELLEHHIEEEERDMFPQASKLLSKRQLQELGQSMEVLRKSLKSNAQTKAA from the coding sequence ATGAATGCCATCGAACTGCTGAAAAAGGATCACGAAACCGTAAAGGAGCTGCTGAGCAAGCTCGAGGACACCACCGAGCGCGCGGTGCAGACGCGCAAGAAACTGCTGCTCAAGATCGAGCAGGAATTGAAGATTCACACCGAGCTTGAAGAGCAGATTTTCTATCCGGCCTTCAGGCGTGCCGGCAGCAAGGACGACGCCGTACTCGCCATCGAGGCGAAGGAAGAGCACCGCGCCGTAGAAGCGCTGGTATTGCCCGACATCAAGAAAACCTCGCCATCCACCCTCGAGTTCGCAGGCAGAGTCAAGGTGCTCAAGGAGCTGCTGGAGCACCACATCGAGGAAGAGGAACGCGACATGTTCCCCCAGGCCAGCAAGCTGCTGAGCAAACGTCAGCTGCAGGAACTGGGGCAGTCGATGGAAGTGCTGCGCAAGTCGCTCAAGAGCAATGCCCAGACCAAGGCGGCCTGA